A single region of the Armatimonadota bacterium genome encodes:
- a CDS encoding RNA polymerase sigma-54 factor, translating into MVVLAPRLEQSIELRVDQRVIQAAHLLQCNTLELESAIEEELEENPALERIETVSEESDYRQPLRGKHFERVYDIDDDALDLDTDPLSNTPDGGMTLREYLSRELHAQLPEHQYAIAEYIVDNLDEHGLLLGFSIDRASLETGASAQEIEEVLRVVQSLDPPGIGARSMQECMLLQLRYLREQGQGNPLAEKIVENYFHRLLKPPIRRIARELKARIEEVEEAVQYIKGALHPYPAYQFRTPWEMSSSYQDTIQPDVIIRRSPEGFEVEIVRPSGILIVSPRWREQYEKMKKNPAEFSEENIRQIRDCVERAERFLHMLEIRYRTLTRVTRAIIQRQMGFLETGSYTFLKPLTRTEIADQLGVHESTVSRAISNKWVQLPNGDLIPFSDFFTPALSLQQAIQEVIHSEDPENPYSDEQVADILYQRWGIKTSRRTVAKHRIRLHIPSSKRRKKLQ; encoded by the coding sequence ATGGTTGTGTTAGCACCAAGGTTAGAGCAGTCTATCGAACTCAGAGTCGACCAGCGGGTTATTCAGGCAGCCCATCTATTGCAGTGCAATACTCTGGAGCTGGAAAGCGCTATCGAGGAAGAGCTGGAAGAGAATCCCGCGCTCGAGCGGATAGAGACCGTCTCGGAGGAATCGGATTATCGCCAGCCTCTGAGGGGGAAGCATTTCGAGCGCGTTTACGACATCGACGACGATGCGCTCGACCTCGATACGGACCCCCTCAGCAACACTCCTGATGGGGGCATGACCTTGCGCGAGTACCTCAGCCGCGAACTGCATGCTCAGCTGCCCGAGCACCAGTATGCCATCGCTGAATACATTGTGGATAACCTCGACGAACACGGATTGCTTCTTGGCTTCAGCATAGACCGTGCATCGCTGGAGACGGGGGCTTCTGCGCAGGAGATCGAAGAGGTCCTGCGCGTGGTACAGTCTCTGGACCCGCCGGGCATTGGGGCGCGGTCTATGCAGGAGTGTATGCTTCTGCAACTGCGCTATCTGCGCGAGCAGGGACAGGGAAACCCACTGGCAGAGAAGATTGTGGAGAATTACTTCCATCGGCTGCTCAAGCCTCCCATCCGCCGAATCGCCCGCGAACTGAAGGCTCGCATCGAAGAGGTGGAAGAGGCAGTCCAGTATATCAAGGGAGCGCTGCATCCTTATCCGGCTTATCAATTCCGCACGCCGTGGGAAATGTCTTCTTCTTACCAGGATACTATCCAGCCCGATGTGATTATTCGACGCAGTCCGGAGGGCTTTGAAGTGGAGATCGTCCGTCCCTCGGGCATTTTGATTGTGAGTCCGCGATGGCGCGAACAATATGAGAAAATGAAGAAGAACCCTGCCGAATTCTCAGAGGAAAATATCAGGCAGATACGAGATTGCGTCGAGCGTGCCGAGAGGTTTCTTCATATGCTGGAGATACGTTATCGCACCCTTACGCGTGTCACGCGAGCCATCATCCAGCGGCAGATGGGTTTTCTCGAAACCGGCTCGTATACCTTCCTGAAACCGCTGACGCGCACAGAGATAGCTGATCAGCTGGGAGTGCACGAGTCCACCGTCAGCCGGGCGATATCTAACAAATGGGTACAGCTTCCAAATGGCGATTTGATACCCTTCTCCGACTTTTTCACGCCTGCCCTGAGCCTCCAGCAAGCCATCCAGGAAGTGATACACTCTGAAGACCCTGAAAACCCTTATAGCGACGAGCAGGTTGCCGATATCCTGTACCAGCGCTGGGGGATCAAGACATCCCGCAGAACCGTCGCCAAGCACCGTATCCGGCTGCATATTCCGTCCTCCAAGAGGAGAAAAAAACTGCAATGA